In the genome of Meles meles chromosome 2, mMelMel3.1 paternal haplotype, whole genome shotgun sequence, one region contains:
- the APELA gene encoding apelin receptor early endogenous ligand, translating into MRLQQFLFAFLLFVMSLLLINGQRPANLAVKRKLHRHNCLQRRCVPLHSRVPFP; encoded by the exons ATGAGGTTGCAACAGTTCCTTTTTGCCTTTCTGCTTTTCGTGATGAGTCTTCTTCTTATCAACGGACAGAGACCAG ctaaTTTGGctgtaaaaagaaaattgcaCAGACACAACTGCCTTCAGAGGAGATGTGTGCCTCTCCATTCACGGGTGCCCTTCCCCTGA